One genomic window of Anas acuta chromosome 14, bAnaAcu1.1, whole genome shotgun sequence includes the following:
- the LOC137864460 gene encoding protocadherin beta-4-like: MASARQVLCLCALLCVPRVRCEPIRYSVAEEGESGSVVANVAEDAGLTPAQLSARRARIASADGRQHFRLERATGRLVLAERLDREEVCGRSLTCTLAFELLLENPLQFFRVEVAVEDVNDHSPVFPEERVTFQILERGDPGLRFPMETAHDLDVGSNCIQAYTIAPENEYFSVSSESLAEGNKYIELVLEKPLDREEQPELLFSLIATDGGSPPRSGTTQIHIVVLDVNDNAPTFTQKLYIARVLENAATGSVVLRVVATDPDVGLNGDITYRFSQSLGENRLPFTIDTVSGEICVTKPLDFENTQKYELSVQATDGGGLSGMCNIVVEVMDVNDNAPEVVVSSFSSPLPENTEPGTVVALFAVRDRDSGVNGEISCALEDQLSFSLRPAYKNYYELVTMSTLDREETAQYLVVITAADTGSPPLTTTQTFTVKISDVNDNAPVFNQTSYTMYVLENNIPGVLVGAVSAADSDAGPNAKVTYSLRPVHPTERDPCSCISVNSENGHVFVLRPLDYEQVRQLEVLVSATDAGSPPLSTNVTICLLVVDENDNAPLVLHPAQDSSPPSSELVPASAEVGDLVTKVVAVDADSGQNSWLSFHLLRATDPGLFAVGSQNGEVRLRRPVTERDAVKQKLEVLVRDNGRPPLSATAALNVLLLNGLSQQHLPQQELAVQDEDSSLTIYLIVSLVFVSLLFLTSVAAFVACKVCKRKELKEGHMLYGTGNLQSSLAAGAAAGTLPHAYCYEINLTTGSGNSEFKFLKPILPSLPPQHSDTCRGVADTEDFPPVQHSMGDAALDISGTPSVGHFNGLPFN, from the coding sequence ATGGCGTCTGCAAGGCAAGTGCTTTGTCTGTGTGCTTTGCTGTGCGTGCCGCGCGTTCGCTGCGAGCCCATCCGCTACTCCGTAGCCGAGGAGGGGGAGAGCGGCTCCGTGGTGGCCAACGTGGCGGAGGACGCGGGGCTGACGCCGGCGCAGCTGTCGGCTCGCCGGGCACGCATTGCCTCCGCGGACGGCCGGCAGCATTTTCGCTTAGAGCGCGCCACCGGCCGCCTCGTCCTGGCGGAGCGGCTCGATCGCGAGGAGGTGTGCGGCCGCTCGCTTACCTGCACGCTCGCCTTCGAGCTCCTGCTGGAAAACCCGCTGCAGTTCTTTCGTGTCGAGGTGGCCGTGGAGGACGTCAACGACCACTCGCCGGTCTTTCCCGAGGAACGAGTCACTTTTCAGATTCTGGAAAGGGGAGACCCTGGATTGCGTTTCCCCATGGAGACGGCTCATGACCTGGACGTTGGCAGCAACTGCATCCAGGCTTACACCATCGCTCCGGAGAACGAGTACTTCAGTGTTTCCTCTGAGAGTCTGGCTGAAGGTAACAAATATATAGAATTGGTATTGGAAAAGCCTCTCGACAGagaggagcagccagagctgcttttcagtCTCATTGCTACAGATGGTGGCTCTCCACCTAGGAGCGGGACCACCCAAATCCACATCGTAGTTCTAGATGTAAATGATAATGCTCCTACCTTCACACAGAAGCTTTACATTGCACGTGTTTTGGAAAATGCCGCAACGGGCTCTGTGGTTCTCAGAGTTGTAGCCACCGATCCAGACGTGGGACTGAATGGTGACATCACCTATAGGTTCAGCCAGTCATTGGGTGAGAACCGTTTGCCATTCACCATTGACACTGTGAGTGGTGAAATTTGTGTCACAAAGCCCCTGGATTTTGAGAACACACAGAAATATGAGCTCAGTGTACAGGCAACTGATGGTGGGGGTCTCTCAGGCATGTGCAATATAGTCGTGGAGGTGATGGACGTGAACGACAATGCACCAGAAGTGGTGGTCAGTTCCttcagcagccccctccccgagAACACAGAGCCTGGGACAGTGGTCGCCCTCTTTGCTGTGAGGGACCGGGATTCTGGTGTGAATGGGGAGATCAGCTGTGCCCTTGAAGACCAGCTCTCCTTCTCCCTGAGGCCAGCCTATAAGAATTACTATGAGCTGGTGACCATGAGTACATTGGATCGGGAGGAGACTGCTCAGTACCTTGTGGTCATCACAGCGGCAGACACAGGTTCTCCTCCTCTCACCACCACTCAAACCTTCACGGTGAAAATCTCCGATGTCAATGACAATGCTCCCGTTTTCAACCAGACATCATACACCATGTATGTGCTAGAGAACAATATCCCTGGAGTACTTGTTGGGGCTGTCAGTGCAGCGGACTCAGATGCAGGACCCAATGCCAAGGTGACCTATTCCCTGAGGCCTGTGCACCCCACTGAGCgggacccctgctcctgcatctcCGTGAACTCAGAGAACGGACATGTGTTTGTGCTGCGTCCACTGGACTATGAGCAGGTGAGGCAGCTTGAGGTGCTGGTGAGTGCCACTGATGCGGGgtcccctcccctcagcaccAACGTCACCATCTGCCTCCTTGTCGTGGACGAGAACGACAATGCCCCACTGGTGTTGCACCCTGCTCAGGACAGCAGCCCGCCATCCAGTGAGCTGGTGCCAGCGTCGGCTGAGGTGGGGGACCTGGTCACCAAAGTGGTGGCGGTTGATGCGGACTCTGGTCAGAACTCGTGGCTTTCCTTCCACCTGCTGAGGGCCACAGACCCCGGGCTGTTTGCTGTGGGTAGCCAAAATGGGGAGGTGCGTCTGAGGAGGCCAGTGACAGAGAGGGATGCCGTGAAGCAGAAGCTCGAGGTGCTGGTGCGTGACAATGGGCGGCCACCTCTGTCGGCCACTGCAGCACTGAACGTACTCCTGCTCAACGGCCTCTCACAGCAACACctgccacagcaggagctggctgtgcaggaTGAAGACAGCTCCCTGACAATCTATTTAATCGTTTCACTGGTCTTtgtctccctcctcttcctcacatCTGTCGCAGCCTTTGTTGCTTGCAAGGTGTGCAAGAGAAAGGAGCTGAAAGAAGGGCACATGCTGTATGGCACGGGCAACTTGCAGAGCAgtctggctgctggggctgctgctgggaccctGCCTCACGCCTATTGCTACGAGATCAACCTCACCACGGGGTCGGGCAACAGTGAGTTCAAGTTCCTGAAGCCCATCCTCCCCAGCCTGCCACCACAGCACTCTGACACATGCAGGGGTGTTGCTGACACAGAGGATTTCCCACCCGTCCAGCACTCCATGGGGGATGCAGCCCTGGACATCTCTGGTACACCATCTGTTGGACACTTTAATGGCCTTCCCTTTAACTAG
- the LOC137864508 gene encoding uncharacterized protein, translating into MASARQVLCLCALLCVPRVRCEPIRYSVAEEGESGSVVANVAEDAGLTPAQLSARRARIASADGRQHFRLERATGRLVLAERLDREEMCGHSLTCTLAFELLLENPLQFFRVEVAVEDVNDHSPVFPEERITFQILERGDPGSRFPVEAAQDLDVGSNSIQAYTIAPENEYFSVSSESLAEGNKYIELVLEKPLDREEQPELLFSLIATDGGSPPRSGTTQIHIIVLDANDNVPTFTQKLYIARVLENAPAGSVVLSVVANDPDVGLYGEISYRFSQAVSESQLPFKIDTMSGEIRVRKPLDFETTQKYELSVLAIDGGGLSGMCNVVVEVLDVNDNVPEVVVSSFSSPLPENTEPGTLVALFAVRDRDSGVNGEIICALEDQLSFSLRPAYKNYYELVTATTLDREETSQYLVVITAEDAGSPPLTTTQTFTVDISDVNDNAPVFNQTSYTMFVRENNIPGVLVGAISAADSDAGLNAKVTYSLMPVYPAERDPCSCISVNSENGHVFVLRPLDYEQVRQLEVLVSATDAGSPPLNTNVTVRLLVVDENDNAPLVLHPAQDSSPPFSELVPASAEVGDLVTKVVAVDADSGQNSWLSFHLLRATDPGLFAVGSQNGEVRLRRPVTERDAVKQKLEVLVRDNGRPPLSATAALNVLLLNGLSQEHLPQQELAVQDEDSSLTIYLIISLVFVSLLFLTSVAAFVACKVFKRKELKGGDVLYGTGNLQSTLAAGAAAGTLPHAYCYEINLTTGSGNSEFKFLKPILPSVPPQHSGTGRGVDDAEDFLPVHNSMGDAAMDISGTPSVGQFNDDSATKLKTGLSVLSHHFPSHLLLLLHETRVQSDMIIRGFSSMVLESSHSTFSVSHFLYELCWSMVLPIPLKKDCHHRQNMFLERWWYGTEHLEKLTLLCAAVIRCITATQDTLSCKGEMGRTPENRRLCKAASRRPGARPVPEQSRRRPQGGARGQGGGERLRAGRRPSPAQRSAAQPGGGGERSSAASSAAAAAGPGVPRCGPPAELGERERGRPRGRAPALGAALLPGAASRGGLRQTEGVRRPAMASARQVLCLCALLCVPRVRCEPIRYSVAEEGESGSVVANVAEDAGLTPAQLSARRARIASADGRQHFRLERATGRLVLAERLDREEVCGRSLTCTLAFELLLENPLQFFRVEVAVEDVNDHSPVFPEERVTFQIPETSDPGSHFPVEAAQDLDVGSNSIQAYNIAQGNDYFSVSPRIKGNSDIYVELVLEKPLDREEQPELLFSLIATDGGSPPRSGTTQIHIIVLDANDNAPIFTQEVYVVEVLENAPADFVVLRVVATDPDVGLNGDISYGFSQAINASHLPFTIGAISGEIRVTKPLDFESKEKHELRVRATDGGGLSALCKVLVEVVDVNDNAPEVVISSFSNPLPENTEPGTVVAVFAVRDRDSGVNGEISCALEDQLSFSLRPAYKNYYELVTVTTLDREETSQYLVVITAADAGSPPLTTTQTFMVDISDVNDNAPVFNQTLYTMYVRENNIPGVLVGAVSAVDSDAGPNAKVTYSLRPVHTTERDPCSCISVNSENGHVFVLRPLDYEQVRQLEVLVSATDAGSPPLSTNVSLRLLVVDENDNAPLVLHPAQDSSPPSSELVPASAEVGDLVTKVVAVDADSGQNSWLSFHLLRATDPGLFAVGSQNGEVHLRRPVTERDAVKQKLEVLVRDNGRPPLSATAALNVLLLNGLSQEHLPQQELAVQDEDSSLTIYLIISLVFVSLLFLTSVAAFVACKVCKRKEHILYGTGNLQSTLAAGAAAGTLPHAYCYEINLTTGSGNSEFKFLKPILPSLPPQHSGTGRSVCDTEDFPPVQNSMGDAALDISGTPSVGQFNGLPFN; encoded by the exons ATGGCGTCTGCAAGGCAAGTGCTTTGTCTGTGTGCTTTGCTGTGCGTGCCGCGCGTTCGCTGCGAGCCCATCCGCTACTCCGTAGCCGAGGAGGGGGAGAGCGGCTCCGTGGTGGCCAACGTGGCGGAGGACGCGGGGCTGACGCCGGCGCAGCTGTCGGCTCGCCGGGCACGCATTGCCTCCGCGGACGGCCGGCAGCATTTTCGCTTAGAGCGCGCCACCGGCCGCCTCGTCCTGGCGGAGCGGCTCGATCGCGAGGAGATGTGCGGCCACTCGCTTACCTGCACGCTCGCCTTCGAGCTCCTGCTGGAAAACCCGCTGCAGTTCTTTCGTGTCGAGGTGGCCGTGGAGGACGTCAACGACCACTCGCCGGTCTTTCCCGAGGAACGAATCACTTTTCAGATTCTGGAAAGGGGAGACCCTGGCTCACGTTTCCCCGTGGAGGCAGCACAGGACCTGGATGTTGGCAGCAACAGCATCCAGGCTTACACCATCGCTCCCGAGAACGAGTACTTCAGTGTTTCCTCTGAGAGTCTGGCTGAAGGTAACAAATATATAGAATTGGTATTGGAGAAGCCTCTCGACAGAGAGGAGCAGCCGGAGCTGCTTTTCAGTCTCATTGCTACAGATGGTGGCTCTCCACCTAGGAGCGGGACCACACAAATTCACATCATAGTTCTAGATGCAAATGACAATGTTCCTACCTTCACACAGAAGCTTTACATTGCACGTGTTTTGGAAAATGCCCCAGCAGGCTCTGTGGTTCTCAGTGTTGTGGCTAATGATCCAGACGTGGGACTGTATGGTGAAATCTCCTATAGGTTCAGCCAAGCAGTCAGTGAGAGCCAATTGCCTTTCAAAATTGATACCATGAGTGGTGAAATTCGTGTCAGAAAGCCCCTGGATTTTGAGACCACACAGAAATATGAGCTCAGTGTGCTGGCAATTGATGGCGGGGGCCTCTCAGGCATGTGCAATGTAGTCGTGGAGGTGCTGGATGTGAACGACAATGTACCAGAGGTGGTGGTGAGTTCCTtcagcagccccctccctgaGAACACAGAGCCTGGGACATTGGTTGCCCTCTTTGCTGTGAGGGACCGAGATTCTGGTGTGAATGGGGAGATCATCTGTGCCCTTGAAGACCAGCTCTCCTTCTCCCTGAGGCCAGCCTATAAGAATTACTATGAGTTAGTTACAGCGACCACGTTGGATCGGGAGGAGACATCTCAGTACCTTGTGGTCATCACAGCAGAAGACGCAGGATCTCCTCCTCTCACCACTACCCAGACCTTCACCGTGGACATCTCCGATGTCAATGACAATGCCCCTGTCTTCAACCAGACATCGTACACCATGTTTGTGCGAGAGAACAATATCCCTGGAGTGCTTGTTGGTGCTATCAGTGCAGCGGACTCAGATGCAGGACTCAATGCCAAGGTGACCTATTCCCTGATGCCTGTATATCCTGCAGAGCgggacccctgctcctgcatctcCGTGAACTCAGAGAACGGACATGTGTTTGTGCTGCGTCCACTGGACTATGAGCAGGTGAGGCAGCTTGAGGTGCTGGTGAGTGCCACCGATGCGGGGTCCCCTCCCCTCAACACCAACGTCACCGTCCGCCTTCTCGTTGTGGATGAGAACGACAATGCCCCACTGGTGTTGCATCCTGCACAAGACAGCAGCCCGCCATTCAGTGAGCTGGTGCCAGCGTCGGCTGAGGTGGGGGACCTGGTCACCAAAGTGGTGGCCGTTGATGCGGACTCTGGTCAGAACTCGTGGCTTTCCTTCCACCTGCTGAGGGCCACAGACCCCGGGCTGTTTGCTGTGGGTAGCCAAAATGGGGAGGTGCGTCTGAGGAGGCCAGTGACAGAGAGGGATGCCGTGAAGCAGAAGCTCGAGGTGCTGGTGCGTGACAATGGGCGGCCACCTCTGTCGGCCACTGCAGCACTGAACGTACTCCTGCTCAACGGCCTCTCACAGGAACACctgccacagcaggagctggctgtgcaggaTGAAGACAGCTCCCTGACAATCTATTTAATCATTTCACTGGTCTTtgtctccctcctcttcctcacatCTGTCGCAGCCTTTGTTGCATGCAAGGTGTTCAAGAGAAAGGAGCTGAAAGGAGGAGATGTGCTGTATGGCACGGGCAACTTGCAGAGCACTcttgctgctggggctgctgctgggaccctGCCCCACGCCTATTGCTACGAGATCAACCTCACCACGGGGTCGGGCAACAGCGAGTTCAAGTTCCTGAAGCCCATCCTCCCCAGCGTGCCACCACAGCACTCTGGCACAGGCAGGGGTGTTGATGATGCAGAGGATTTTCTGCCTGTCCATAACTCCATGGGGGATGCAGCCATGGACATCTCTGGTACACCATCTGTTGGACAATTTAATG ATGACAGTGCA ACAAAGTTAAAAACTGGTCTCTCAGTTTTATCGCATCACTTTCCTTCCCACTTGCTCTTGCTTCTCCATGAGACAAGAGTTCAGTCTGACATGATTATTCGTGGGTTTAGTTCCATGGTGTTAGAAAGCTCTCATTCTACGTTTTCCGTTTCTCATTTCCTATATGAGTTGTGTTGGAGCATGGTGTTACCTATTCCCCTGAAGAAGGACTGTCACCACAGGCAGAACATGTTTTTGGAACGGTGGTGGTATGGCACTGAACATTTGGAAAAGCTCACCCTGCTTTGCGCTGCAGTCATACGCTGCATCACGGCCACGCAGGACACGCTTTCCTGTAAAGGTGAAATGGGAAGAACACCTGAAAACCGGCGTTTGTGCAAGGCTGCGAGTCGGCGGCCAGGAGCGCGTCCCGTCCCGGAGCAGTCCCGCCGCAGGCCGCAGGGTGGTGCTCGTGGCCAAGGCGGCGGCGAGCGGCTGCGAGCGGGGAGGCGGCCGAGCccagcgcagcgcagcgcagcgcagccgggaggcggcggcgagcGGTCGTCCGCGGCGTCCTCCGCAGCAGCCGCTGCCGGTCCCGGAGTGCCGCGCTGCGGGCCGCCAGCCGAGCTCGgcgagagggagagagggaggccGCGAGGGAGGGCGCCCGCCCTTGGCGCCGCGCTGCTGCCGGGCGCCGCTTCCCGCGGAGGACTGCGGCAGACGGAGGGTGTCCGCCGCCCCGCCATGGCGTCTGCAAGGCAAGTGCTTTGTCTGTGTGCTTTGCTGTGCGTGCCGCGCGTTCGCTGCGAGCCCATCCGCTACTCCGTAGCCGAGGAGGGGGAGAGCGGCTCCGTGGTGGCCAACGTGGCGGAGGACGCGGGGCTGACGCCGGCGCAGCTGTCGGCTCGCCGGGCACGCATTGCCTCCGCGGACGGCCGGCAGCATTTTCGCTTAGAGCGCGCCACCGGCCGCCTCGTCCTGGCGGAGCGGCTCGATCGCGAGGAGGTGTGCGGCCGCTCGCTTACCTGCACGCTCGCCTTCGAGCTCCTGCTGGAAAACCCGCTGCAGTTCTTTCGTGTCGAGGTGGCCGTGGAGGACGTCAACGACCACTCGCCGGTCTTTCCCGAGGAACGAGTCACTTTTCAGATCCCGGAAACCAGCGACCCTGGCTCGCATTTCCCCGTGGAGGCGGCTCAGGACCTGGACGTTGGCAGCAACAGCATCCAGGCTTACAATATCGCTCAAGGGAATGACTACTTCAGTGTTTCTCCTCGGATTAAAGGCAACAGTGACATCTACGTCGAACTTGTACTGGAAAAGCCTCTCGACAGGgaggagcagccagagctgcttttcagtCTCATTGCTACAGACGGTGGCTCTCCACCTAGGAGCGGGACTACACAAATCCACATCATAGTTCTAGATGCAAATGATAATGCTCCAATCTTTACTCAGGAGGTATATGTTGTTGAGGTTTTGGAAAATGCCCCAGCTGATTTTGTGGTTCTCAGAGTCGTAGCCACCGATCCAGATGTGGGACTGAATGGTGACATCTCCTATGGGTTCAGCCAAGCAATCAATGCGAGCCACTTGCCTTTCACAATTGGTGCCATTAGTGGTGAAATTCGTGTCACAAAGCCCCTGGATTTTGAGAGCAAAGAGAAACATGAGCTCCGAGTACGAGCAACTGATGGTGGAGGCCTCTCAGCACTCTGCAAGGTGTTGGTGGAGGTGGTGGATGTGAACGACAATGCACCAGAAGTGGTGATCAGTTCCTTCAGCAACCCCCTCCCCGAGAACACAGAGCCTGGGACAGTGGTAGCTGTATTTGCAGTGAGGGACCGGGATTCTGGTGTGAATGGGGAGATCAGCTGTGCCCTTGAAGACCAGCTCTCCTTCTCCCTGAGGCCAGCCTATAAGAATTACTATGAGTTAGTGACAGTGACCACATTGGATCGGGAGGAGACATCTCAGTACCTTGTGGTCATCACAGCAGCAGATGCAGGCTCTCCTCCTCTCACCACCACCCAGACCTTCATGGTGGACATTTCCGATGTCAATGACAATGCCCCTGTCTTCAACCAGACATTGTACACCATGTATGTGCGAGAGAACAATATCCCTGGAGTGCTTGTTGGGGCTGTCAGTGCAGTGGACTCAGATGCAGGACCCAATGCCAAGGTGACCTATTCCCTGAGGCCTGTGCACACCACTGAGCgggacccctgctcctgcatctcCGTGAACTCAGAGAACGGACATGTGTTTGTGCTGCGTCCACTGGACTATGAGCAGGTGAGGCAGCTTGAGGTGCTGGTGAGTGCCACCGATGCGGGgtcccctcccctcagcaccAACGTCAGCCTCCGCCTCCTCGTGGTGGACGAGAATGACAATGCCCCACTGGTGTTGCACCCTGCTCAGGACAGCAGCCCGCCATCCAGTGAGCTGGTGCCAGCGTCGGCTGAGGTGGGGGACCTGGTCACCAAAGTGGTGGCCGTTGATGCGGACTCTGGTCAGAATTCGTGGCTTTCCTTCCACCTGCTGAGGGCCACAGACCCCGGGCTGTTTGCTGTGGGTAGCCAAAATGGGGAGGTGCATCTGAGGAGGCCAGTGACAGAGAGGGATGCAGTGAAGCAGAAGCTCGAGGTGCTGGTGCGTGACAATGGGCGGCCACCTCTGTCGGCCACTGCAGCACTGAACGTACTCCTGCTCAACGGCCTCTCACAGGAACACctgccacagcaggagctggctgtgcaggaTGAAGACAGCTCCCTGACAATCTATTTAATCATTTCACTGGTCTTtgtctccctcctcttcctcacatCTGTCGCCGCCTTTGTTGCTTGCAAGGTGTGCAAGAGAAAGGAGCACATACTGTATGGTACAGGCAACTTGCAGAGCACTcttgctgctggggctgctgctgggaccctGCCCCACGCCTATTGCTACGAGATCAACCTCACCACGGGGTCGGGCAACAGCGAGTTCAAGTTCCTGAAGCCCATCCTCCCCAGCCTGCCACCACAGCACTCTGGCACAGGCAGGAGTGTTTGTGACACAGAGGATTTCCCTCCCGTCCAGAACTCCATGGGGGATGCAGCCCTGGACATCTCTGGTACACCATCTGTTGGACAGTTTAATGGCCTTCCATTTAACTAG